From a single Nostoc sp. MS1 genomic region:
- a CDS encoding hybrid sensor histidine kinase/response regulator: METQPSILVIDDEPDNFDVVETLLDGENYQLHYAPSGQQAIARLNSFQPDVILLDVMMPNLDGMEVCRRIKADTQWQAVPIIMVTALTAKEDLARCIAAGADDFISKPVNSVELRARVHSMLRIKQQYDNLQALFKLQEDMVNMIVHDLRNPLASIVLSTEILKFPNLRPTQQQQKIEQIAIATQQLQTLIDSLLIMAKLESSKMVLNYTEIDLCAICISALADIEEIAGQRNLTLISELPEPGGIIKLDAAIFRRVLDNLLSNAIKFSSAKAQVILKAEYLETGIKIQVIDSGMGIAQELKQSIFEKYEVGNIVSEVSQLGLGLAFCKMAIEAHNGTITVEDNYPKGSIFTVYIP, translated from the coding sequence ATGGAAACTCAGCCATCCATTTTAGTAATTGATGATGAACCAGATAACTTTGATGTTGTGGAAACATTGCTGGATGGCGAAAATTATCAGCTACATTATGCGCCTAGTGGTCAACAAGCGATCGCACGCCTTAATAGTTTTCAGCCAGATGTCATCCTATTAGATGTAATGATGCCTAATTTAGATGGGATGGAAGTCTGCCGACGCATCAAAGCTGATACTCAATGGCAGGCAGTACCAATTATTATGGTGACGGCATTAACGGCGAAAGAAGACTTAGCTCGATGTATCGCCGCAGGAGCAGATGATTTTATTAGTAAGCCTGTCAACAGTGTAGAGTTAAGAGCTAGAGTTCATTCTATGTTGCGAATTAAGCAACAGTACGATAACTTACAAGCTTTATTCAAATTGCAGGAAGACATGGTGAATATGATTGTCCATGACCTGCGGAATCCTCTTGCTAGTATTGTTTTGTCAACAGAAATCCTCAAGTTTCCTAACTTGCGACCAACTCAACAGCAACAAAAAATTGAGCAAATTGCGATCGCTACTCAACAACTACAAACCTTGATTGATAGTCTATTAATCATGGCCAAGTTAGAATCTAGTAAAATGGTACTTAATTACACAGAAATAGACCTGTGTGCTATTTGCATATCAGCTTTAGCAGATATTGAGGAAATTGCCGGACAAAGAAACCTCACCCTCATCAGCGAACTACCTGAACCGGGTGGCATTATTAAACTAGATGCAGCGATTTTCCGGCGTGTCCTGGATAATTTACTTTCCAATGCAATTAAATTCTCGTCAGCAAAAGCACAAGTAATTCTGAAAGCAGAGTATTTAGAAACAGGTATAAAAATCCAAGTGATCGATTCAGGTATGGGAATTGCTCAAGAACTAAAACAAAGCATTTTCGAGAAGTATGAAGTCGGTAATATAGTATCAGAAGTTTCTCAACTGGGGCTAGGACTAGCATTTTGTAAAATGGCGATCGAAGCCCATAACGGCACTATCACAGTTGAAGATAATTATCCCAAAGGCTCTATTTTCACAGTATATATTCCCTAG
- a CDS encoding ChaB family protein: MPYQQVNELPQEIRDQLPEHGQNIFLAAFNAAQSDGMSENGARDVAWNSVRMEYETGKDGQWQRKDKDTATHNKAITTGGN; the protein is encoded by the coding sequence ATGCCTTATCAACAAGTAAATGAATTACCCCAAGAAATTAGAGACCAGTTACCAGAACATGGTCAAAATATTTTTCTTGCGGCTTTCAACGCAGCGCAAAGCGACGGTATGAGTGAAAATGGTGCACGTGATGTCGCTTGGAACAGCGTGCGCATGGAGTATGAAACAGGAAAAGATGGTCAATGGCAGAGAAAAGATAAAGATACAGCAACTCACAATAAAGCTATCACAACTGGTGGTAACTAA
- a CDS encoding PAS domain-containing protein yields MNHPLVRTILLIDRCAQERVKLTRYLQQDSLCTYQIVEFTTAKEALIWCYQKTPDVILLNFAVADEDSLVILEQLYPSKEEEKPTSLSNHQTAIIFLIEPENKHLALQAMKSGVQDYLIKNQITPEILQHVVHHAIERMYLMQELAETKATLQESEERWQLAVNGSNDCIWDWNVKTNQVFFSPRWKQMRGFAEDEITYSVEEWISRIHPEDRDRIMTALANYIYHKTPFFQEEYRVQHKNGSYLWILDRGQALWDELGNVVRMSGSQTDITKQKQTEEALRKSEHRYATLTEAAPVAIFRLDLAGNCIYVNDRWSEMTGKPRQTALGQGYIYSIHPEDRDRLLSMWYEVLGQRKTYRNEGRFLRADGSIIWFYLQVIPETDPNDNIAGYVGTLTDISEQQAALRDRIEVEAQLRKISERLTLAVRSGGLGIWEYDCIQGKLIWDERMYELYGIHPADFQGDFNAWFNLVHPDDQEYIWKTTVEFLNKKQEYNIEFRIVQPNGKICFIKTYGLLKRNEKGLPLWIIGINLDITKRKQAEQELIRNRDLREAIFNESTDALFLVDPVTLLTLDCNRRAVELFEANDKTELIGIEGRVLQRRPFTSNEIDAIVAQIDNKGFWSKEIEYVTRQGKVFWGNIAAKPITIAGRTLNLVRVTDINERKQAEEQLWRTNEQLANTNAELARATRLKDEFLANMSHELRTPLNAILGMSEGFLEGVFGSINQKQEKAIATIERSGKHLLELINDILDLSKIESGKLELQISNVSVRSLCDGSLTFIKQMALKKNIRLQTEIDSHIDTIQVDDRRLRQVLINLLSNAVKFTPEGGSVTLKVWLVGDEGVGGDEGDEGDKEIYYSAQAEHPASANSTQHSPLPTPHICFCVIDTGIGIKPEDISKLFQPFTQLDSSLNRNYTGTGLGLALVKRIVSLHGGTVSVSSEVGKGSCFSFRIPYLFGNESLNRQVTITSPSYRLLAKNAPVLIIEDSVPASDQITRYLSEMEMQFVVYPKGEGAVEEALSLQPGLIILDLQLPNLSGWDILSQIKLNPLIQDIPVIITSVVDEPIKGLAQGAFAYLVKPITRNQLQATLDRLQSPENTNSLAVPVVAKPALKAPVILLAEDNQANVDTISGYLESRGYDLIFAENGQQAIDFAKQKFPNLIIMDIQMPGMNGLEAIRSLRNDPQFVNVPIIALTALAMPSDRAACLAAGANEYLTKPIKLKQLVLTIQQLLKQ; encoded by the coding sequence ATGAATCATCCCTTGGTTCGTACTATCCTACTAATTGATAGATGCGCTCAAGAGCGGGTAAAGTTAACTCGCTATTTGCAGCAAGACAGTCTGTGTACTTATCAAATTGTAGAATTTACGACGGCAAAAGAGGCGTTAATTTGGTGCTACCAGAAAACACCAGATGTCATTTTGCTTAATTTTGCTGTAGCTGATGAAGATAGTTTAGTTATTCTAGAGCAATTGTATCCATCTAAAGAGGAGGAAAAGCCAACTTCTCTTAGTAATCACCAGACTGCCATTATCTTTTTAATAGAACCAGAAAATAAACATCTTGCTCTCCAAGCAATGAAAAGCGGTGTTCAAGATTATCTCATCAAAAATCAGATTACACCGGAAATTTTGCAGCACGTAGTTCACCATGCCATCGAACGGATGTATTTGATGCAGGAGTTAGCGGAAACTAAGGCAACTTTGCAGGAGAGTGAAGAACGTTGGCAGTTAGCGGTAAATGGCAGCAATGATTGCATTTGGGACTGGAATGTAAAAACTAATCAAGTTTTTTTCTCGCCTCGCTGGAAGCAAATGCGGGGCTTTGCCGAGGATGAAATTACCTACAGCGTAGAAGAATGGATCAGCCGGATTCACCCAGAAGATCGCGATCGCATTATGACAGCTTTGGCTAATTATATTTATCACAAAACACCCTTCTTCCAAGAAGAATACCGAGTACAGCACAAAAATGGCTCTTATTTGTGGATTTTAGATCGGGGTCAGGCTTTATGGGATGAGCTAGGTAATGTAGTCAGGATGAGCGGTTCTCAAACAGATATTACCAAGCAAAAACAAACTGAGGAAGCATTACGTAAGAGTGAACACCGCTACGCAACATTGACAGAAGCAGCCCCAGTGGCAATTTTTCGGCTTGACTTGGCAGGTAACTGTATTTATGTCAACGATCGCTGGAGTGAGATGACTGGTAAACCAAGACAAACAGCTTTAGGCCAAGGATATATATACAGCATCCATCCCGAAGACCGCGATCGTCTCTTAAGCATGTGGTATGAAGTATTGGGGCAAAGAAAAACCTATCGAAACGAAGGCAGATTTCTCCGTGCTGATGGTAGCATTATTTGGTTCTACTTGCAGGTAATACCTGAAACAGACCCCAACGATAACATTGCTGGTTATGTCGGCACACTTACAGATATTAGCGAACAACAAGCTGCCCTGCGCGATCGCATAGAAGTTGAAGCACAGCTACGCAAGATTTCTGAACGCCTCACCTTGGCTGTCCGTTCAGGTGGGTTAGGTATTTGGGAATACGATTGTATTCAAGGAAAACTCATTTGGGATGAACGAATGTACGAATTGTACGGTATTCATCCTGCCGATTTTCAAGGTGATTTTAATGCTTGGTTTAACCTTGTGCATCCAGATGATCAGGAGTATATCTGGAAAACTACGGTAGAATTTTTAAACAAAAAACAAGAATATAATATAGAGTTCCGCATCGTTCAACCGAATGGCAAAATTTGTTTTATCAAAACTTATGGTCTTCTCAAACGCAATGAAAAAGGCTTACCTTTATGGATAATTGGTATCAACCTCGATATTACAAAACGTAAACAAGCTGAACAAGAACTCATCCGCAATCGAGATTTGCGAGAGGCAATTTTTAACGAATCCACTGATGCCCTGTTTTTGGTTGACCCAGTAACATTACTCACTTTAGATTGTAATCGCCGGGCAGTAGAGCTTTTCGAGGCAAATGACAAAACTGAATTAATTGGTATTGAAGGTAGAGTTCTCCAACGCCGCCCTTTTACTAGCAATGAAATAGATGCGATCGTTGCCCAAATTGATAATAAAGGTTTTTGGAGTAAAGAAATTGAATATGTAACTCGTCAAGGTAAAGTATTCTGGGGAAACATCGCTGCTAAACCCATTACTATAGCCGGCCGTACCTTAAATTTAGTCCGGGTAACAGATATTAATGAACGTAAACAAGCAGAAGAACAGCTTTGGCGAACAAACGAACAGCTTGCTAATACCAATGCCGAACTTGCCCGTGCTACTCGCCTAAAAGACGAATTTTTGGCAAATATGAGCCATGAATTGCGTACCCCCCTCAATGCCATTTTAGGTATGTCTGAAGGCTTTCTAGAAGGTGTATTTGGCTCGATTAATCAAAAACAAGAAAAAGCGATCGCCACCATCGAACGTAGCGGTAAACATCTCCTAGAACTAATCAATGACATCCTCGACTTGTCCAAAATCGAATCAGGCAAATTAGAACTACAAATTAGCAATGTTTCAGTTAGAAGCCTCTGTGATGGTAGTCTCACCTTCATCAAACAGATGGCATTGAAAAAAAATATTCGCCTGCAAACAGAAATTGACTCTCATATTGACACTATTCAAGTAGACGATCGCCGTTTGCGGCAAGTACTCATCAACCTCCTTAGCAACGCCGTCAAATTTACTCCAGAAGGGGGGAGTGTAACTCTCAAGGTTTGGTTAGTGGGAGATGAGGGAGTAGGGGGAGATGAGGGAGATGAGGGAGACAAGGAGATTTATTACTCCGCACAGGCTGAACACCCCGCTTCAGCTAATAGTACTCAGCACTCCCCACTCCCTACTCCCCATATCTGTTTCTGCGTCATCGACACCGGTATTGGGATCAAACCAGAAGACATAAGCAAATTATTTCAGCCTTTTACTCAACTTGATAGTAGTCTTAACCGTAACTACACGGGTACAGGTTTAGGTCTAGCACTGGTAAAAAGGATTGTATCTTTACATGGAGGAACAGTTTCAGTTAGTAGTGAAGTTGGCAAAGGTAGTTGTTTCAGTTTCCGCATTCCTTATTTATTCGGGAATGAATCTCTTAACAGACAAGTAACGATTACATCACCCAGCTATCGTTTACTTGCCAAGAATGCCCCAGTTTTAATCATCGAAGATTCTGTTCCAGCATCTGACCAAATCACTCGCTACCTGAGCGAAATGGAAATGCAGTTTGTTGTTTATCCAAAAGGTGAAGGAGCTGTAGAAGAAGCTCTAAGTCTTCAACCTGGACTAATTATTCTTGATTTGCAGTTACCTAACTTATCAGGTTGGGATATTCTCTCTCAAATCAAGCTTAACCCCCTCATTCAAGACATTCCAGTCATTATTACCTCAGTGGTTGATGAACCAATCAAGGGTTTAGCTCAAGGCGCTTTTGCTTATTTAGTAAAACCTATTACCCGTAATCAACTGCAAGCAACCTTAGACAGATTGCAAAGTCCTGAGAATACAAACTCGCTTGCTGTACCTGTAGTAGCAAAACCAGCTTTGAAAGCTCCTGTAATTCTACTAGCTGAGGATAACCAAGCAAATGTTGATACTATATCCGGGTATTTAGAAAGCCGAGGGTATGACCTCATATTTGCGGAGAATGGGCAGCAAGCTATTGATTTTGCTAAACAAAAATTCCCTAACTTAATCATTATGGATATTCAAATGCCAGGAATGAATGGATTAGAAGCTATACGTAGTTTGCGTAATGACCCACAATTTGTAAACGTGCCGATAATTGCCCTAACTGCACTAGCCATGCCAAGCGATCGCGCAGCTTGTCTAGCAGCCGGAGCCAATGAATATTTAACTAAGCCGATAAAACTCAAACAACTTGTATTAACAATACAACAACTTTTAAAACAGTGA
- a CDS encoding HAD-IA family hydrolase — MERPKVIFVDAVGTLFGVKGSVGKVYSQIAQEFGVEVAPEIVDKAFIQSFKASPPPIFPNADIEDIPQREFEWWRKIALNTFETAGVIQQFSDFSSFFGELYIHFGTAEPWVIYPDVVQSLSNWQHIGIELGVLSNFDSRLYSVLQGLGLSHYFSSVTISSQVGAAKPDPKIFAVALEKHHCSPDEAWHIGDSIEEDYQGAKAAGLRGVWINREVDSNW, encoded by the coding sequence ATGGAAAGGCCGAAAGTTATTTTTGTCGATGCGGTAGGGACACTCTTTGGTGTTAAGGGTAGTGTCGGTAAAGTTTATAGTCAAATAGCCCAGGAATTTGGTGTGGAAGTTGCACCGGAAATTGTGGATAAGGCATTTATTCAAAGCTTTAAAGCATCTCCACCACCAATATTTCCCAATGCTGATATCGAAGATATACCCCAGCGTGAGTTTGAATGGTGGCGTAAAATTGCCCTAAATACGTTTGAAACTGCTGGTGTCATACAGCAGTTTTCTGATTTTTCCAGTTTTTTTGGTGAGCTTTATATTCATTTTGGTACTGCCGAACCTTGGGTAATCTACCCTGATGTTGTGCAATCTTTAAGTAACTGGCAACATATAGGCATTGAATTGGGCGTGCTGTCTAATTTTGATTCGCGCCTTTACTCAGTTTTGCAAGGGTTAGGCTTAAGTCATTACTTTTCTTCTGTGACTATCTCCTCTCAAGTTGGGGCGGCAAAACCTGATCCGAAAATTTTTGCTGTTGCTTTAGAAAAACATCATTGTTCTCCTGACGAAGCATGGCATATCGGCGATAGTATCGAAGAAGATTATCAAGGGGCTAAAGCAGCAGGATTAAGAGGTGTTTGGATTAATAGGGAGGTTGATAGTAATTGGTAA
- a CDS encoding GNAT family N-acetyltransferase has product MLVAKDEITIRLMEDKVENYQLMAKWLSDERVLEFYEGRDNPFDLERIIEAYQPMVRGNDAVKPCFIYYQNITIGYLQYCLLDDLPEADKQTYCLEKTDNVYALDLFIGEPNFWNRGVGSKILTVAVNYIFEVFLANKVVIDPRVENTRAIRCYEKVGFVKVKLLPAHELHEGKYSDCWLMAIEGNKSLH; this is encoded by the coding sequence ATGTTAGTTGCAAAAGATGAAATTACTATTCGTCTGATGGAGGACAAGGTAGAGAATTATCAATTAATGGCGAAATGGTTGAGTGATGAGAGAGTCTTAGAATTTTATGAAGGTAGAGACAATCCTTTTGATTTGGAAAGGATTATCGAAGCATATCAGCCGATGGTAAGAGGCAATGATGCGGTTAAACCTTGCTTTATATATTATCAAAATATAACAATCGGTTATTTACAGTATTGTTTGCTTGATGACTTACCAGAGGCAGATAAACAAACGTATTGTTTAGAAAAAACTGATAATGTCTATGCACTTGACTTGTTTATTGGAGAACCCAATTTTTGGAATCGGGGCGTTGGGTCAAAAATATTAACAGTAGCTGTAAACTATATTTTTGAAGTATTTTTGGCTAATAAGGTTGTGATTGATCCCCGTGTTGAAAATACCCGTGCTATTCGCTGTTATGAAAAAGTTGGGTTTGTCAAGGTTAAGTTATTACCCGCTCATGAACTACATGAAGGAAAGTACTCAGATTGCTGGTTGATGGCCATTGAGGGCAATAAATCATTACACTGA
- a CDS encoding J domain-containing protein codes for MPRKTSSTTSAAQTKPLALSQLHIRLEGLEKEHQSLLKKIKRKRSELHNFVENMRSLATEVFQKATPSFTKMSELDKEIHTMFAEIFATRKFGKQTEKKVKAVYLNLQMSGIISPKFDTEDSDQELDDMFGNFQQEHDFSQESNSYHHYRQAQGEAESPFGTRTDESRKIRQTFLRLAEIFHPDKVKDSDTQMNHTEIMKEINKAYQEGDLARLLEIEQKHKVGEFIDNNSEDDLTRKCKTLEQQNEILLTQYENLKRELRLVKNTPEGAMVSDSRKATKVGIDPIAKMVESIEVQINLVSEIRNFVEQFKNQKITIKEFLNGPESLYSLKQEMMEDLLEQMLSELDEIVVF; via the coding sequence ATGCCTCGCAAAACCTCATCCACCACAAGTGCTGCTCAAACAAAACCATTAGCTCTCTCACAGCTACATATCCGCTTAGAAGGGTTAGAGAAAGAACACCAATCTTTACTTAAAAAAATCAAAAGAAAGCGATCTGAACTGCATAATTTTGTTGAAAATATGCGTTCATTAGCAACAGAGGTTTTTCAGAAAGCAACTCCTAGCTTTACAAAAATGTCAGAGCTAGATAAAGAAATTCATACTATGTTTGCAGAAATTTTTGCCACTAGGAAATTTGGTAAGCAAACTGAGAAAAAAGTAAAAGCAGTTTATCTTAATCTTCAGATGTCTGGAATCATTAGTCCTAAATTTGACACTGAAGACTCTGATCAAGAACTAGATGATATGTTTGGTAATTTCCAGCAGGAGCATGATTTTTCTCAAGAGAGCAATTCATACCATCATTACCGACAAGCACAAGGAGAAGCAGAATCTCCTTTCGGAACAAGAACCGATGAATCTAGAAAAATCCGTCAGACGTTCCTACGATTAGCAGAAATCTTTCACCCTGATAAGGTCAAAGATAGCGATACACAGATGAATCATACAGAAATCATGAAAGAAATTAATAAAGCATATCAAGAAGGAGATTTAGCAAGACTATTGGAAATAGAACAAAAACATAAGGTAGGAGAATTTATTGATAATAATAGTGAAGATGATTTAACTAGAAAGTGTAAGACGCTAGAACAGCAAAATGAAATTTTATTAACTCAGTATGAAAATTTAAAACGAGAACTACGTTTAGTGAAAAATACGCCAGAAGGTGCAATGGTTTCTGATTCGCGTAAAGCTACTAAAGTTGGTATTGACCCTATTGCTAAAATGGTAGAATCAATAGAGGTTCAAATTAATTTAGTTAGCGAAATTCGTAATTTTGTTGAGCAATTTAAAAATCAGAAGATAACTATTAAAGAGTTTCTGAATGGACCAGAAAGCTTATACTCGTTGAAACAGGAAATGATGGAAGACCTGCTTGAGCAAATGTTGTCAGAATTAGATGAGATAGTTGTCTTCTAA
- a CDS encoding NAD(P)/FAD-dependent oxidoreductase, which translates to MTEQTTRIVILGGGFGGLYTALRLSQLPWETQQKPEIVLVDQSDRFLFSPLLYELLTGELQTWEIAPPFIELLEGTGVRFYQAVVSGIDIEQQRVQLQDGPEIPYNQLVLTLGGETPLDLVPGATSYAYPFRSLTDTYRLEERLRILEESDLEKIRVAIVGAGYSGVELACKLADRLGERGRFRLVEVSDQILRTSPDFNREAAKKALDARGVFIDLETKVESIGADTISLEYKNQVDIIPVDLVIWTVGTRVTNVVKNLPFKQNQRGQITTTPTLQVLDHPEIFALGDLADCLDAEGQQVPATAQAAFQQADYAAWNIWATITQRPLLPFRYQSSGEMMALGKDNATLTGLGIKLDGSLAYVARRLAYLYRLPTLDHQLKVGFNWLVRPIIETIYSAVDAVNESGNKD; encoded by the coding sequence ATGACTGAACAAACTACGAGAATTGTAATCCTTGGTGGAGGCTTTGGGGGTCTCTACACAGCTTTGCGTTTAAGCCAATTGCCTTGGGAAACTCAACAAAAACCGGAAATTGTGCTGGTAGATCAGAGCGATCGCTTTCTATTTTCTCCGCTATTATACGAATTACTCACCGGAGAACTACAAACTTGGGAAATTGCTCCCCCATTTATCGAACTTCTTGAAGGTACAGGTGTACGCTTTTATCAAGCAGTTGTCTCTGGTATTGATATCGAACAGCAACGGGTACAACTGCAAGATGGCCCAGAAATCCCCTATAACCAGTTAGTTTTGACGCTGGGTGGAGAAACACCACTAGATTTAGTTCCTGGTGCAACATCCTATGCTTATCCTTTCCGCAGTCTTACTGATACATATCGTTTAGAAGAAAGACTGCGTATATTAGAAGAGTCAGATTTAGAAAAAATTCGTGTAGCAATTGTTGGGGCTGGTTACAGTGGTGTCGAGTTAGCTTGTAAATTAGCTGACAGACTAGGGGAAAGAGGACGCTTCCGCTTAGTAGAAGTTAGTGACCAAATTTTACGCACATCACCCGATTTTAACCGTGAAGCAGCTAAGAAGGCTTTAGATGCAAGAGGTGTGTTTATTGATTTGGAAACCAAAGTTGAATCAATAGGGGCAGATACTATCTCTCTAGAGTACAAAAATCAAGTAGATATCATTCCCGTAGATTTAGTGATTTGGACTGTGGGGACAAGGGTAACAAATGTAGTCAAAAACCTGCCTTTCAAACAAAATCAACGTGGTCAAATCACTACTACACCAACTCTTCAAGTCCTTGACCATCCAGAAATATTTGCGCTGGGAGACTTAGCTGACTGTCTTGATGCTGAAGGTCAACAAGTCCCTGCGACTGCACAAGCTGCTTTTCAACAAGCAGACTATGCGGCTTGGAATATCTGGGCTACTATCACTCAGCGTCCCCTCTTGCCTTTCCGTTACCAATCATCAGGGGAGATGATGGCATTAGGTAAAGATAATGCCACCTTAACAGGCTTGGGAATTAAATTAGATGGTTCTTTAGCTTACGTTGCCCGTCGTCTTGCATACTTATATAGACTACCAACCCTAGATCATCAGCTTAAAGTCGGTTTTAACTGGCTTGTACGTCCTATTATAGAAACAATCTACTCAGCAGTTGATGCTGTGAATGAGAGTGGTAATAAAGACTAG
- a CDS encoding helix-turn-helix domain-containing protein — translation MGSRLRVFLTPKQDKILFNLRTADVPQKVKDRAEVIRLSAHGWYVEKIADHFDWTAQTVREVLHRWEKQGLEGLWEKAGRGGKSRWAEADMAFLEKCLEQEPRTYNSVQLAQKLEQERSVKLSPDWLRQVLKKRGSFGSELEKATKESKTKYCSKSNRQT, via the coding sequence ATGGGCAGCCGTTTAAGGGTATTTCTGACTCCTAAGCAAGATAAAATTTTGTTCAACCTGAGAACGGCAGATGTACCCCAGAAAGTGAAAGACCGAGCCGAAGTGATCAGATTAAGCGCACATGGTTGGTACGTAGAGAAGATAGCAGATCACTTTGACTGGACTGCCCAAACAGTAAGAGAAGTTTTGCATAGATGGGAAAAACAAGGTCTAGAAGGACTGTGGGAGAAAGCAGGGCGGGGAGGAAAATCAAGGTGGGCAGAAGCTGACATGGCGTTCTTAGAAAAATGCTTGGAGCAAGAACCACGTACATATAATAGTGTTCAATTAGCCCAAAAATTAGAGCAAGAACGCTCCGTGAAATTGAGTCCTGACTGGTTAAGGCAGGTACTCAAAAAAAGGGGGTCATTTGGAAGCGAACTAGAAAAAGCCACAAAGGAAAGCAAGACAAAGTATTGCAGCAAATCAAACAGGCAGACTTAG